A genomic window from Luteolibacter sp. LG18 includes:
- a CDS encoding prenyltransferase/squalene oxidase repeat-containing protein, whose translation MIRPLVISALLLACARGQDETPRDPVKELVPVPATAENIETAIRRGVDFLVANQNPNGSWGGPTLTKDLNIYAPLPGAHHAFRAGASGLAMSGLLDCHDTRPEVKAALDKAAAWTRENLPKLRRADQTTTYNVWGHAYGLRAMTRFWEHETDPVKKAEWQKLGQEQIELVGRSEDVNGGWGYLDMHDDLTTKKPSGVPTSFTTATVLLSMAEARDTMGVKLDDKLVEHALVSLRRQRTPDFSYLYSLSFVYRPRVPINRPAGSLARSQACNAALRAFDGDKLVTNAVLDTWAERFLDRQGFLDHGRERPVPHEAQFQIAGYFYYYGIYYFTESAKHLPKDKQAAYAKRLAALILTRQQKDGSWWDYPLYNYHKPYGTGYALMALAWCREAMK comes from the coding sequence GTGATCCGCCCGCTGGTCATCTCGGCGCTGTTGCTCGCCTGCGCCCGCGGCCAGGACGAGACCCCGCGCGACCCGGTGAAGGAGCTCGTGCCGGTGCCCGCCACCGCAGAGAACATCGAGACCGCCATCCGCCGCGGCGTCGATTTCCTAGTGGCGAACCAGAACCCCAACGGTTCGTGGGGCGGCCCCACCCTGACCAAGGACCTCAACATCTACGCGCCGCTGCCGGGCGCCCACCACGCCTTCCGCGCCGGGGCTTCCGGCCTGGCGATGTCCGGGCTGCTGGATTGCCACGATACCCGACCCGAGGTGAAGGCCGCACTCGACAAGGCCGCCGCGTGGACCCGCGAGAACCTGCCGAAGCTGCGCCGCGCCGACCAGACGACCACCTACAACGTGTGGGGCCACGCCTACGGGCTGCGTGCGATGACGCGCTTCTGGGAGCACGAGACCGATCCCGTGAAAAAAGCGGAGTGGCAGAAGCTGGGACAGGAGCAGATCGAACTCGTCGGCCGCTCCGAGGACGTCAACGGCGGCTGGGGCTATCTTGACATGCACGACGACCTGACGACGAAGAAGCCCTCGGGCGTCCCGACGTCATTTACGACGGCCACCGTACTTCTCTCGATGGCGGAAGCCCGGGACACGATGGGCGTGAAGCTGGACGACAAGCTCGTCGAGCACGCGCTGGTCTCGCTGCGCCGCCAGCGCACGCCGGATTTCTCCTACCTCTACTCGCTGAGCTTCGTCTACCGCCCGCGGGTGCCGATCAACCGCCCGGCCGGTTCGCTCGCCCGCTCGCAGGCCTGCAACGCCGCGCTGCGCGCGTTCGACGGCGACAAGCTGGTGACCAACGCCGTGCTGGACACCTGGGCCGAACGCTTCCTCGACCGCCAGGGATTCCTCGACCACGGCCGCGAGCGCCCGGTACCGCACGAGGCGCAGTTCCAGATCGCCGGTTACTTCTACTACTACGGCATCTACTACTTCACCGAGTCCGCGAAGCACCTGCCGAAAGACAAGCAGGCCGCCTACGCGAAACGCCTCGCCGCGCTGATCCTCACCCGCCAGCAGAAGGACGGCTCGTGGTGGGACTACCCGCTCTACAACTACCACAAGCCCTACGGCACCGGCTACGCGCTGATGGCGCTGGCGTGGTGCCGCGAGGCGATGAAATAA
- a CDS encoding HU family DNA-binding protein: MNKAELVEAIQKALGKDATKRAADEALDAVLGAIEKGIKKDKKVQIIGFGTFEVKKRAARLGRNPKTGESMKIAASKTVGFKASSTLKGGL; the protein is encoded by the coding sequence ATGAATAAAGCTGAACTCGTTGAAGCCATCCAGAAAGCCCTCGGAAAAGACGCGACCAAGCGAGCCGCCGACGAAGCCCTCGACGCCGTTCTCGGTGCCATCGAAAAAGGCATCAAGAAGGACAAGAAGGTCCAGATCATCGGTTTCGGCACCTTCGAAGTGAAGAAGCGCGCCGCGCGCCTCGGCCGCAACCCGAAGACCGGCGAGTCCATGAAGATCGCCGCCTCCAAGACCGTTGGCTTCAAGGCTTCCTCCACCCTCAAGGGCGGACTGTAA
- a CDS encoding ATP synthase F0 subunit C — protein MTLEILPMLGELTGSLQSGLAAIAAGVGIGLIGSKAAEATGRNPGASGQILTLSIILAALVEGAFFVAALVK, from the coding sequence ATGACCCTTGAAATCCTCCCCATGCTCGGTGAGCTCACCGGCAGCCTCCAGTCCGGTCTTGCCGCCATCGCCGCCGGCGTCGGCATCGGTCTCATCGGCTCCAAGGCCGCTGAAGCCACCGGCCGCAACCCGGGTGCCTCCGGTCAGATCCTGACCCTCTCCATCATTCTTGCAGCGCTCGTCGAAGGTGCCTTCTTCGTCGCCGCTCTTGTGAAGTGA
- a CDS encoding 2-enoyl thioester reductase domain-containing protein: MHRLAFSRFGPPAEVLELQSLELPPLAEGEVRLRILAAPVNPADLNFIEGTYGIKPELPAVSGIEGCGEVTESGDPRFAPGDLAVFLKRSATWASHVQVPGDILFKLPAGIDPRQAAMLKVNPATAWQLLTGFRRPEPGSWIVQNAANSGVGRCVIRLAKSIGVRTMNFVRRAELVDELKALGADHVAVDGEEGFQEAKQVIGKPGAALGFNAVGGESALRVMNLLAPHAVHITFGAMARRPLTIPNGLLIFKDLQFRGLWITKWIEQASEAEIAETYGRLAEMVVSGELVQPVDAEFPLAEFQAALVRAGEGSRSGKVLFVP; the protein is encoded by the coding sequence ATGCACCGCCTCGCCTTCTCCCGTTTCGGTCCACCCGCGGAAGTACTGGAACTTCAGTCGCTCGAACTCCCGCCTCTGGCGGAGGGCGAGGTGCGCCTGAGGATACTGGCCGCGCCGGTGAATCCGGCGGACCTGAACTTCATCGAGGGCACCTACGGCATCAAGCCGGAGCTGCCCGCCGTCTCCGGCATCGAGGGTTGCGGCGAGGTGACCGAGAGCGGCGACCCTCGTTTCGCTCCGGGCGACCTCGCGGTCTTCCTGAAACGCTCCGCCACCTGGGCCAGCCATGTGCAGGTGCCGGGGGACATCCTGTTCAAGCTGCCCGCCGGGATCGACCCGCGGCAGGCGGCGATGCTGAAGGTGAACCCGGCCACCGCCTGGCAGCTCCTCACCGGCTTCCGCCGCCCGGAGCCGGGCTCGTGGATCGTCCAGAACGCCGCGAACTCCGGCGTGGGCCGCTGCGTGATCCGGCTGGCGAAATCGATCGGGGTTCGTACGATGAACTTCGTACGTCGCGCCGAGCTGGTGGACGAACTGAAGGCGCTCGGAGCCGACCACGTCGCGGTCGATGGCGAGGAGGGATTCCAGGAGGCGAAACAGGTGATCGGCAAGCCCGGCGCGGCGCTCGGCTTCAACGCGGTTGGCGGCGAGAGCGCGCTGCGCGTGATGAACCTGCTGGCCCCGCACGCCGTCCACATCACCTTCGGCGCGATGGCGCGGCGTCCGCTGACGATTCCGAACGGCCTGCTCATCTTCAAGGACCTCCAGTTCCGCGGCCTGTGGATCACCAAGTGGATCGAACAGGCCTCGGAAGCCGAGATCGCGGAAACCTACGGCCGCCTGGCGGAGATGGTGGTTTCCGGGGAACTGGTCCAGCCGGTGGACGCGGAGTTCCCGCTGGCGGAGTTCCAGGCCGCGCTGGTCCGCGCGGGCGAGGGCAGTCGCTCCGGCAAAGTACTATTTGTGCCGTAG
- the atpG gene encoding ATP synthase F1 subunit gamma, with translation MANLRDIRRRIKSVKGTAQITRAMQLVAAAKMKKAQDQALAGRDYAKQLKEVLVNLKENVAEDAHPLLVKREGNRELVLVVSTDKGLCGALNTNLYKKLRAETSETADFVTVGRKLRTTLEKLGKHLVADFEIKDPVPFAEARPIAKLLSKLFLDGKYDKVSVAFTNFVSTLRQEPTVVQLLPIDANHLGEDQAYEGMAGIDHGTADKKTALSKDYLFEPSPADVLGTLLPLYVNFQVYQMIVESRASEHSARMVAMKSATDNAKKFIKELTLEYNKLRQAAITSELLEITTAMKAME, from the coding sequence ATGGCCAACCTCCGCGACATCCGCCGGCGTATCAAGTCCGTCAAGGGCACCGCACAGATCACCCGTGCGATGCAGCTTGTTGCTGCCGCCAAGATGAAGAAGGCGCAGGACCAGGCGCTCGCCGGCCGTGACTACGCCAAGCAGCTCAAGGAAGTCCTCGTCAACCTCAAGGAGAACGTCGCCGAGGACGCCCACCCGCTGCTCGTGAAGCGCGAGGGCAACCGCGAGCTCGTCCTCGTGGTGTCCACCGACAAGGGCCTTTGCGGCGCGCTCAACACCAACCTCTACAAGAAGCTCCGCGCCGAGACTTCCGAGACCGCCGACTTCGTGACCGTGGGCCGAAAGCTCCGCACCACGCTGGAGAAGCTCGGCAAGCACCTCGTCGCCGACTTCGAGATCAAGGACCCGGTTCCCTTCGCGGAAGCCCGCCCGATCGCGAAGCTGCTCAGCAAGCTGTTCCTCGACGGCAAGTACGACAAGGTCAGCGTCGCCTTCACCAACTTCGTCAGCACCCTCCGCCAGGAGCCGACGGTCGTGCAGCTCCTGCCGATCGACGCCAACCATCTCGGCGAGGACCAGGCCTACGAAGGCATGGCCGGCATCGACCACGGCACCGCCGACAAGAAGACCGCCCTTTCCAAGGACTACCTCTTCGAGCCGTCCCCGGCCGACGTGCTGGGCACCCTGCTGCCGCTCTACGTGAACTTCCAGGTCTACCAGATGATCGTGGAGTCCCGCGCCTCCGAGCACTCCGCCCGGATGGTCGCCATGAAGAGCGCCACCGACAACGCCAAGAAGTTCATCAAGGAGCTCACGCTCGAATACAACAAGCTGCGCCAGGCCGCCATCACGTCCGAGCTGCTTGAGAT
- a CDS encoding Uma2 family endonuclease, with protein MSFAIQLPVRDDQTAFNLRVWEAVLADPSLERLEQRIETDRHGHIIMTPPPGPAHGSRQFTIGFELRTRLGGRVITECPLTTSDGVKAIDVGWYSDTRHARAYDKRCFLEAPEICVEVLSPSNTVAEMEEKKALYFDANASEVWFCEEDGSMVFHTAAGQVADSPLCPGFPPRIDA; from the coding sequence GTGAGCTTCGCCATCCAGCTCCCGGTCCGCGACGACCAGACCGCGTTCAACCTGCGCGTCTGGGAAGCGGTGCTTGCCGATCCTTCGCTGGAGCGGTTGGAGCAGCGCATCGAAACGGACCGGCACGGCCATATCATCATGACTCCTCCTCCCGGTCCGGCGCATGGCAGCCGCCAGTTCACCATCGGTTTCGAACTCCGCACCCGCCTCGGCGGCCGTGTCATCACGGAATGCCCCCTCACCACCTCGGACGGGGTGAAGGCGATCGACGTGGGCTGGTATTCGGACACGCGCCATGCCCGCGCCTACGACAAGCGCTGTTTCCTGGAAGCCCCGGAGATCTGCGTGGAGGTGCTTTCACCCTCCAACACCGTCGCCGAGATGGAGGAGAAGAAGGCCCTGTATTTCGATGCGAACGCGTCCGAGGTGTGGTTCTGCGAGGAAGATGGGAGCATGGTCTTCCACACCGCCGCCGGTCAGGTAGCGGATTCCCCGTTGTGCCCGGGCTTCCCGCCGCGCATCGACGCCTGA
- a CDS encoding ATP synthase F0 subunit B: protein MFAFLTILASDVHAEAAQAAATPGNPAEAIAKGFHLEGPLFLAQFINIVVVLIVLKKFAFGPIVAMLEQRKARIAEGEANLVRIQQQLADSEKHTAEAIAKANSEAQRLVTEAKESAAVFSEQKSQEAIASAQQILAKAEAAARAEREQIASELKREFGRLVTATTAQVTGKVLNSDDQKRINDEALATVEA from the coding sequence ATGTTCGCTTTCCTCACGATTCTTGCCTCCGATGTGCACGCTGAAGCCGCCCAGGCCGCCGCGACTCCCGGCAATCCCGCCGAGGCCATCGCCAAGGGCTTCCACTTGGAAGGGCCGCTTTTCCTCGCCCAGTTCATCAACATCGTGGTGGTGCTGATCGTCCTGAAGAAGTTCGCCTTTGGCCCGATCGTCGCCATGCTCGAGCAGCGCAAGGCCCGCATCGCCGAGGGTGAGGCCAACCTCGTCCGCATCCAGCAGCAGCTCGCGGATTCCGAGAAGCACACCGCCGAGGCCATCGCCAAGGCCAACTCCGAGGCCCAGCGCCTCGTGACCGAGGCCAAGGAAAGCGCTGCGGTCTTCTCCGAGCAGAAGTCGCAGGAAGCCATCGCCTCCGCCCAGCAGATCCTCGCCAAGGCCGAAGCCGCAGCCCGCGCCGAGCGCGAGCAGATCGCTTCCGAGCTGAAGCGCGAGTTCGGCCGCCTCGTGACGGCCACCACAGCCCAGGTCACCGGCAAGGTCCTCAATTCCGACGACCAGAAGCGCATCAACGACGAAGCGCTCGCCACCGTCGAAGCCTGA
- the atpB gene encoding F0F1 ATP synthase subunit A, translating into MRFLTSTLTVWLLGLASTFASEGGAHHGLPLHAEKIVEGLPINNSMIMVWIAALIIILFAKIATHQIKLIPAGLQNLAEWLVESLYNFLEGILGKHLVKRTFWFFGGVFILILVTNWIGLFPGVGTVKYNGVPLLRGGNADLNMTLALPILFSILWLYWSVTENGVKGFLAHIFAPKGDFNGIMKLVMGVIFFAVGIIEVFSIMLRPVAFSFRLFGNIYAGENMLEIMMSLVPKSIAFLPALPFYFLELLVGLIQALVFMLLSAVFLKLMCEHHDEEHGADHAH; encoded by the coding sequence ATGCGCTTCCTCACCTCGACCCTGACTGTCTGGCTCCTCGGCCTTGCCTCCACTTTCGCGAGTGAGGGCGGTGCCCACCACGGCCTGCCGCTGCACGCCGAGAAGATCGTCGAAGGTCTGCCGATCAACAACTCGATGATCATGGTCTGGATCGCGGCGCTGATCATCATCCTCTTCGCCAAGATCGCCACCCACCAGATCAAGCTGATCCCGGCCGGCCTCCAGAACCTCGCCGAATGGCTGGTGGAGAGCCTTTACAATTTCCTCGAAGGCATCCTCGGCAAGCACCTCGTCAAGCGCACCTTCTGGTTCTTCGGTGGCGTGTTCATCCTGATCCTGGTCACCAACTGGATCGGCCTGTTCCCGGGCGTCGGCACCGTCAAATACAACGGCGTGCCGCTCCTCCGCGGTGGCAATGCCGACCTGAACATGACGCTGGCCCTGCCGATCCTGTTCAGCATCCTGTGGCTGTATTGGTCCGTCACCGAGAACGGCGTCAAAGGCTTCCTCGCCCACATCTTCGCGCCGAAGGGTGACTTCAACGGCATCATGAAGCTGGTGATGGGTGTCATTTTCTTCGCGGTGGGGATCATCGAGGTGTTCTCGATCATGCTTCGCCCGGTCGCCTTCTCCTTCCGTCTCTTCGGCAACATCTACGCCGGTGAGAACATGCTGGAGATCATGATGAGCCTGGTTCCGAAGTCGATCGCCTTCCTGCCGGCCCTTCCGTTCTACTTCCTCGAGCTCTTGGTGGGCCTGATCCAGGCGCTCGTGTTCATGCTGCTGTCCGCCGTCTTCCTGAAGCTGATGTGCGAACATCACGACGAAGAGCACGGCGCGGACCACGCCCACTGA
- a CDS encoding YiiX/YebB-like N1pC/P60 family cysteine hydrolase codes for MDELLRREVPVVLAAARALPAEAHLAVELAHVRAASARGYFLPDEDESVRLRYMQYLALRASLLGSMSALAAAADRHGWEEGLPAFATAFAAACVLARAARFMSGVALEHPVLWKKLDEADSRLGLPRKSFTRAYKESVSPVTLARFRAAAEFYGTHRSEIHALAADPALAPVVGLLGSEEPRIEAGRRAAVRRHFLYRIFSFRRRHRSAWRQVMFGLFETGGRAVSDLHLPGIKPAGAPKRVTPELRAALAPHLRPGDVVVTRHDDAVSNLFLPGFWPHAVLHLGSAEERAALGIESPAHGRGEVRFLESKKDGVRFRPMDETLEVDACVVLRPPLEGEGLATAIRRAMSHEGKLYDFLFDFRSADRLACTAVIYRGFDGVGPVAFRLKEVSGRLCLPAEDLLDQALGCGFRVVATCGIGGNSLLLGAPAEEAFRATRKGA; via the coding sequence ATGGATGAACTGCTCCGGCGCGAGGTGCCGGTGGTCCTCGCCGCGGCGCGCGCGCTGCCGGCGGAGGCGCATCTCGCCGTGGAGCTGGCCCATGTCCGCGCCGCGTCCGCGCGGGGCTACTTCCTGCCGGACGAGGACGAGTCGGTGCGTCTACGATACATGCAGTATTTGGCGCTGCGCGCCTCCCTGCTCGGCTCGATGTCCGCGCTGGCGGCGGCCGCGGACCGGCATGGCTGGGAGGAAGGCCTGCCGGCGTTCGCCACCGCCTTCGCCGCGGCCTGCGTGCTGGCGCGGGCCGCGCGCTTCATGAGCGGCGTGGCGCTGGAGCACCCGGTGCTGTGGAAGAAGCTGGACGAAGCCGACTCCCGCCTCGGCCTGCCGCGGAAGAGCTTCACCCGCGCCTACAAGGAATCCGTCTCGCCCGTCACGCTCGCGCGCTTCCGCGCCGCGGCGGAGTTCTACGGCACCCATCGTAGTGAAATCCACGCCCTGGCCGCCGATCCGGCGCTCGCCCCGGTGGTCGGGCTGCTGGGGTCCGAGGAGCCACGGATCGAGGCCGGCCGCCGCGCGGCGGTGCGCCGCCATTTCCTCTACCGGATCTTTTCCTTCCGCCGCCGCCATCGCTCCGCCTGGCGGCAGGTCATGTTCGGCCTGTTCGAAACCGGCGGCCGGGCGGTCTCCGACCTGCACCTGCCCGGCATCAAGCCCGCCGGGGCCCCGAAACGGGTCACCCCGGAGCTGCGCGCCGCCCTCGCGCCCCACCTCCGTCCCGGCGACGTGGTCGTCACCCGCCACGATGACGCGGTGAGCAATCTCTTCCTCCCCGGTTTCTGGCCCCACGCCGTCCTCCACCTCGGCAGCGCGGAGGAACGGGCCGCCCTCGGCATCGAGTCGCCCGCCCACGGCCGGGGCGAGGTCCGGTTCCTGGAATCCAAAAAGGACGGCGTCCGTTTCCGGCCGATGGACGAGACGCTGGAGGTCGACGCCTGCGTGGTGCTCCGTCCGCCGCTGGAGGGGGAGGGGTTGGCCACCGCGATCCGCCGCGCGATGTCCCACGAGGGGAAACTCTACGACTTTCTGTTCGATTTCCGCTCCGCCGACCGGCTGGCCTGCACCGCCGTCATCTACCGTGGCTTCGACGGCGTCGGGCCGGTGGCGTTCCGTTTGAAAGAGGTGTCCGGCCGACTCTGCCTGCCCGCCGAGGACCTCCTCGACCAAGCCCTCGGCTGCGGATTCCGGGTCGTGGCGACCTGCGGGATCGGGGGGAATTCCCTGCTCCTCGGAGCCCCGGCCGAGGAGGCCTTCCGGGCCACCCGGAAGGGGGCCTGA
- a CDS encoding NINE protein, producing MSNDPSSPAPAPAPIPGADKKLLAGLLGILLGWTGAHKFVLGYQKEGIIQLVGSIVTCGFGGIVGIIEGIIYLTKSDQEFVDTYVNGRKPWF from the coding sequence ATGTCAAACGACCCTTCCTCTCCCGCTCCGGCACCCGCACCCATTCCGGGCGCGGACAAGAAACTGCTGGCAGGCTTGCTCGGCATCCTGCTCGGCTGGACCGGTGCCCACAAGTTCGTCCTCGGCTATCAGAAAGAGGGCATCATCCAGCTTGTTGGCAGCATCGTCACCTGTGGTTTCGGTGGCATTGTCGGCATCATCGAGGGCATCATCTACCTCACGAAATCCGACCAAGAGTTCGTCGACACCTACGTCAACGGCCGCAAGCCCTGGTTCTAA
- the atpA gene encoding F0F1 ATP synthase subunit alpha: MSSILQELEKEIANVATSVNKTNVGIVRQVGDGVARVEGLSDVMLNEMISFPGGVTGIALNLEESEVGVVLLGEYNSITEGTECSATGKLLSVPVGRATFGRVVNALGAPIDGKGEIAASAQYPMEKIAPGIIKRKSVSVPVQTGIMSIDAMIPIGRGQRELIIGDRATGKTTIAVDTIISQAKQNKLAEQGKLQNFKPLYCIYVAIGQKLSNVARIQKTLEDAGAMEYTTIVSATASDAAAMQFLAPYAGCAIAEYMMDQGEDCLIVFDDLSKHAVAYRQVSLILKRPSGREAYPGDVFYLHSRLLERSARLSDAAGGGSLTALPVIETQAGDVSAYIPTNVISITDGQIYLETDLFYQGIRPAISVGLSVSRVGSAAQTKTIKSVAGTTKLDLAQFRELQAFAQFGSDLDASTKKKIERGQRIVELFKQNQYSPLSMEMESVYLFAMQNGYFDDVAVSDVKRFQKDLGEFFETRKTDLLDKIRNEKPDLKKDATSVGAVKQAIEDFKKGWK; this comes from the coding sequence ATGAGCAGCATCCTGCAGGAACTCGAAAAGGAAATCGCGAACGTCGCGACCTCCGTGAACAAAACCAACGTCGGTATCGTCCGCCAGGTCGGTGACGGCGTGGCCCGCGTGGAAGGCCTTTCCGACGTCATGCTCAACGAGATGATCTCGTTCCCGGGCGGCGTCACCGGCATCGCGCTGAACCTCGAGGAAAGCGAAGTGGGTGTCGTGCTTCTCGGCGAATACAACTCGATCACCGAAGGCACCGAGTGCTCCGCCACCGGCAAGCTGCTCTCCGTGCCGGTCGGCCGCGCCACCTTCGGCCGCGTCGTGAACGCCCTGGGCGCCCCGATCGACGGCAAGGGCGAGATCGCCGCCTCCGCCCAATACCCGATGGAGAAAATCGCGCCGGGCATCATCAAGCGCAAGTCGGTGTCCGTTCCGGTCCAGACCGGCATCATGTCCATCGACGCCATGATCCCGATCGGCCGCGGCCAGCGCGAGCTCATCATCGGTGACCGTGCCACCGGCAAGACCACCATCGCGGTGGACACCATCATCTCCCAGGCCAAGCAGAACAAGCTGGCCGAGCAGGGCAAGCTGCAGAACTTCAAGCCGCTCTACTGCATCTACGTCGCCATCGGCCAGAAGCTCTCGAACGTCGCCCGTATCCAGAAGACCCTGGAAGACGCCGGCGCGATGGAATACACCACCATCGTCTCCGCCACCGCCTCGGACGCCGCCGCCATGCAGTTCCTGGCTCCCTACGCCGGCTGCGCCATCGCGGAATACATGATGGACCAGGGCGAGGACTGCCTCATCGTGTTCGATGACCTTTCCAAGCACGCCGTGGCCTACCGCCAGGTGTCCCTGATCCTGAAGCGCCCGTCCGGCCGCGAAGCGTATCCGGGTGACGTGTTCTACCTCCACTCCCGCCTCCTCGAGCGTTCCGCCCGTCTCTCCGACGCGGCCGGTGGTGGCTCCCTCACCGCCCTCCCGGTCATCGAGACCCAGGCCGGTGACGTGTCCGCCTACATCCCGACCAACGTGATCTCCATCACCGACGGTCAGATCTACCTCGAAACCGACCTCTTCTACCAGGGCATCCGCCCCGCCATCTCGGTGGGTCTCTCGGTGTCCCGCGTGGGTTCCGCCGCCCAGACCAAGACCATCAAGTCCGTCGCCGGCACCACCAAGCTCGACCTCGCCCAGTTCCGCGAGCTCCAGGCCTTCGCCCAGTTCGGCTCCGATCTGGACGCCTCCACCAAGAAGAAGATCGAGCGCGGCCAGCGCATCGTCGAGCTGTTCAAACAGAACCAGTACTCGCCGCTCTCCATGGAGATGGAGTCCGTCTACCTCTTCGCCATGCAGAACGGCTACTTCGACGATGTCGCCGTCTCCGACGTGAAGCGCTTCCAGAAGGATCTCGGCGAGTTCTTCGAAACCCGCAAGACCGACCTGCTCGACAAGATCCGCAACGAGAAGCCGGACCTCAAGAAGGACGCCACCTCCGTCGGCGCCGTCAAGCAGGCCATCGAGGACTTCAAGAAGGGCTGGAAGTAA
- a CDS encoding Glu/Leu/Phe/Val dehydrogenase encodes MRQELLQNPVFSMAAAQFDRVADFLNLNDELRERCKWPKRLISVTMPVKLDSGEVKVFFGHRVQHHLTRGPVKGGLRYHPAVDLGEVAALAMWMNWKCALMDLPYGGGKGGITCDPRSMSIGELERLTRRFTMEILPFIGPEIDVMAPDMGTNEQTMAWITDTYSTHAGYLVPSIVTGKPLGLQGSAGRAQATGHGVAFLASSALHKNNLPVEGATAVVQGFGNVGSHTVYTLASYGVKVRGISDVQGAIWNDRGLDVHALREHVAKTGSVVGFANAEPIDPEQLLCQPCDVLAPCALDRVIHGDNAAKLQCKILAEGANGPTTPEADAILDQRGEIHVIPDILCNAGGVTVSYFEWVQNFQHFQWSEREVLSKLETMLQRSFEKVTSFAARQGVSQRVAAQAIAIKTVADAKAQRGMFP; translated from the coding sequence ATGCGACAAGAACTGCTCCAGAACCCCGTGTTCTCGATGGCCGCCGCCCAGTTCGACCGGGTGGCGGACTTCCTCAACCTCAACGACGAGCTGCGCGAGCGGTGCAAATGGCCGAAACGCCTGATCAGCGTGACCATGCCGGTGAAGCTGGATTCCGGCGAGGTGAAGGTGTTCTTCGGCCACCGCGTGCAGCATCACCTCACCCGCGGCCCGGTGAAGGGCGGCCTGCGCTACCACCCGGCGGTCGATCTCGGCGAGGTCGCGGCGCTGGCGATGTGGATGAACTGGAAGTGCGCGCTGATGGACCTGCCGTACGGCGGCGGCAAGGGCGGCATCACCTGCGACCCGCGCTCAATGAGCATCGGCGAGCTGGAGCGCCTGACGCGCCGCTTCACCATGGAGATCCTGCCGTTCATCGGTCCGGAGATCGATGTGATGGCGCCGGACATGGGCACCAACGAGCAGACCATGGCGTGGATCACCGACACCTACTCGACCCACGCCGGCTACCTGGTGCCGTCCATCGTCACCGGCAAGCCGCTCGGCCTCCAGGGCTCCGCGGGCCGTGCCCAGGCCACCGGCCACGGTGTCGCCTTCCTCGCCTCCAGCGCGCTCCACAAGAACAACCTGCCGGTCGAGGGTGCCACCGCGGTGGTCCAGGGCTTCGGCAACGTGGGCTCGCACACCGTCTACACGCTGGCCAGCTACGGCGTGAAGGTCCGCGGTATCTCCGACGTCCAGGGCGCGATCTGGAACGACCGCGGCCTCGATGTCCACGCGCTGCGCGAGCACGTCGCGAAGACCGGCTCCGTGGTCGGGTTCGCCAACGCCGAGCCGATCGATCCCGAGCAGCTCCTCTGTCAGCCCTGCGATGTCCTCGCGCCCTGCGCGCTCGACCGCGTGATCCACGGCGACAATGCCGCGAAGCTCCAGTGCAAGATCCTCGCCGAGGGCGCGAACGGCCCGACTACCCCGGAGGCGGACGCCATCCTCGACCAGCGCGGCGAGATCCACGTGATCCCGGACATCCTGTGCAACGCCGGTGGCGTCACGGTCTCGTACTTCGAGTGGGTGCAGAACTTCCAGCACTTCCAGTGGAGCGAGCGCGAGGTGCTCTCGAAGCTGGAAACCATGCTCCAGCGCTCCTTTGAGAAGGTCACGTCGTTCGCGGCGCGGCAGGGTGTTTCCCAGCGGGTGGCCGCGCAGGCAATCGCGATCAAGACGGTGGCGGACGCCAAGGCGCAGCGCGGGATGTTCCCGTGA
- a CDS encoding F0F1 ATP synthase subunit delta, which yields MKISKNATIAARRIFRSCQTPAGLDEPKLSAAIRELVATQPRDFRGILHGLKRLVRLEVERRQVVVESAADLDAASRGRVEAGLTDKYGHGLTFEYRVNPALLGGLKVRVGSDVFDGSVKGRLDRLAQVF from the coding sequence ATGAAGATCTCCAAGAACGCCACCATCGCCGCCCGCCGGATTTTCCGCTCCTGCCAGACCCCCGCCGGCCTGGATGAGCCGAAGCTCTCCGCGGCGATCCGCGAGCTCGTGGCGACGCAGCCGCGCGACTTCCGCGGCATCCTCCACGGCCTGAAGCGCCTCGTGCGCCTCGAGGTCGAGCGCCGCCAGGTGGTCGTCGAAAGCGCCGCCGACCTGGACGCCGCCTCCCGCGGCCGCGTCGAAGCCGGCCTCACCGACAAGTACGGCCACGGCCTCACCTTCGAATACCGCGTGAACCCCGCCCTCCTCGGCGGTCTCAAGGTCCGCGTCGGCAGCGACGTCTTCGACGGCTCCGTGAAGGGCCGCCTCGACCGCCTCGCCCAAGTCTTCTGA